Sequence from the Plasmodium yoelii strain 17X genome assembly, chromosome: 10 genome:
taaataaatttttattatttaatgcaTATTCAGGGCTACAAtaaacaatattatataatccTTGTTTTATTTcagataatattttttggttattttttttttgtccaCTTCCTAAAAATACAgatgatatttttttcctattTAAATTATCTACTTGATCTTTCATTAATGATATTAATGGAGATATAACTAttgttaatttatttttatattcatccATTATAGATGGTATTTGATAACATAATGATTTTCCCATACCAGTTGCCATAACTAAAAAACTATCTTTTTTGTGAAATACAGCATGTACAGCTTCAATTtgaaaatgttttaaatttttataaccaaaatattttttttgagcTTCTTCCATTTTTACTCTCATTTCTTCAATTGAGTAATTtactattttcattttattttccacATTATCTTCTGAACCACTTCCATTTTTCcggatatttatatatttcagcATTCTGTTCCCAAAGCATTCAATTTGTAtgtccaaaaaaaaaaaaaaaaaaaaaaaaaaaaaaatattaacgtAGCTAGCCAAaaatctatattatatatttttgaaggGAAAACTAAAGTTGTGTGTGTGTATCTTTGCCCTTATCATATTGTTTAATTTAttgatttataaaattttagtTTATTTCAATTCATTTATTAGTCCTTATATTATTAGGGATATGAAATGTAGCCAATAGAAATGATCAacttaataatttaaaatgaCATAAActtgttttttaatttggaattttgtaaataaaatgaacaaaaaaaatatttgacaTAATTGGAGTAGATAGTTTAGATCAAGCTAtcaaacaaattataatttaaataatacataACAAACATTTATGTATAAACAAagtaaaaatttaataatataaaattagagAAATAAATGTTGATAAGCATGTGTTTtggatatattatattattcatGTACACATACACATAcggaaaaaatgaaaacattttcaaaaaaaaattaatataaaataattcgataataatatgaataaattcttttattgttttgcatatatttttctcattctgctttatttttttttattttttattttcttaaatttgtagcttaaaaaaaaacaaacttaatatatacacactAATTAAATCCGCTATAGCTATATGCAGACGTCTCATATGTTAAATTATTCTGGTcctgttttatttattataaacaaTTAATATAGTTTTCTTTAAATGTGAatgcttttttatttttgtttcaaaaaataatagcacTCTTTCTATATCGTTAGTTTCTATGCTTTAtcccttttattttttttttaatttttttaaaatttttaaaaattttttttaaatttattttatttttattttatttttatttatgttatgGTCAATATATTCGTAAACACTCTCTTAAAACGATGCTACATTGTTGCATCAAATAAATGGGATTAAATATAAGGACATAGTGAATGAATAAGTAGCGAAAATGTATAGCATATTATATGAACacgtaatattttttaacataaaaaaggcatattatatgaacacgtaatattttttagcaTAAAAAGGCATATTATATGAACAcgtaatattttttagcaTAAAAAGGCATATTATATGAACacgtaatattttttaacataaaaaaggcatattatatgaacacgtaatattttttaagcataaaaaatataatggtGAAATGTGTGCAATTGGATGTATTTTTGTtagacatttttatatttaaaatatttttttcattctttGGATTTCCATGCTCCCACAAACGAGTTCATCACACATGCAATAAAGTAGGACAATATATGTCTCTACATTtataagtaaaaataaaatataaataaaaaaacggTTATTGCAATTCAGTATTTATTCCAGATTGTATCAACGTTATCTTGTCTCCTAAGCTAAGTGCTATGCCCtgcaaaaaagaaaatgcaCCGAAATGAAGAAGCAATGAAGAAGCAATGAAGAAGCAATGAAGAAGCAATGAAGAAGCAATGAAGAAGCAATAAATAAACAGTGACAAACGAACAAAGCAAAGGGCAACATGAGCAGCTCCGAAACTTTGGGGAAGAGCGCTATAATTGACAAAGTTGGCATACCTGGGTTCTACTTCGAACGCGTATACTCCCTGTTAATTTTCCATCTGAATTTTTCTGAACGGAAAAGTTAGCCAAAGAATCTTCTCCAAATATACTTCGGGAAAATAAATTCACAGAAAAAAAAGCTGAATTGTTTACTAATGATTTAAAATCCTCTAAAGTTGAAATATAAGATATGTATACATCTATAGGAgttatattttcattctcTCCTACATTTTTCATTTCGTGTTCATAATATTCTAAAGGCATAAACCTCTCCACTATTGTCATGTTTGTGTGCTTTATAATTAGCTTCAGCAATTCGAAGGCGTCACTGAAAATGGGGAAAGGCAAACAAATGAGAAGCAATCGaacaaacaaaatgaaaagcAGCCAAATGAGAAGCAGCCAAATGAGAAACAAAGTTAGCGATGTGAAAAGCAGCCAAATGAGAAGCAGGCGAATGAAAAGCAGCCAAATGAAAAGCAGCCAAATGAAAAGCAGGCGAATGAAAAGCAGGCGAATGAAAAGCAGCCAAATGAGAAGCAGGCGAACAAGGGCAGAGCAAGTTCGGTGCGTACCTAATCGACGTGTTGacattaattttgttttccCATTCAAACTCTGACCACATAATGCGGAACAAGTGAGACGATACAAAAGAAGCGGTAATATAGTCATTCATATTGATGTTGATTTCATTTAAAAcgatataatatttttgaggatcattttttttttcgaaaaaaaCATATCCAAAAATAGTTCCTGTTTCTGTAGTATGAACCTTTATAGTGGttctgaatttttttttttcatttggaGCTAAATTAAATTGTGGTATTTTATCTATTggttttaaattattatgtgtagataaattaataaatatattttgtaaatatatacctgattggttatatatataaaattcaagtattaaatttatacttGAAATTATTGGGAATATTTCGATAAATATATCATCAGCAATACTAGTTATTGGTTGAGATTTATGCaatttagataaaaataatgaagaataATTATCTTGATTTATAATAGGatatttaaattcattataatcatataatatatcattttttaaggaatattttaacttcatttgttcaaaattttcattttttgttacAATTTCATCATCAAGCATATTTAACACATTCTtgttttcttttaaaattcTAAAATTAATTATGCTATCTACATTTTCCATTTCGTTGTCACTAATTAATGATATATTGTCACCTTCTtcgttatttatattatcatcttCTATAGTTTCTATTTTTCGACAATTTTTAGAACTAGATCCATATAAGCTACAATATTTATCTTCCtccttttttataaaatcgtGATAATATTTATCTCCATTAATAAACGTTTCTATAAATTTCTTCGTTtcattatctatatttttgatTCCCACTTttagttttaaaaatatgttaagaCATTGTGTTATCCTTATAACATTACTGTCATTTTCATATACGCTAGTTAcagattttatatttttttgggttgtatattttattatgctTGACAAAATGTGAATCGACTTATTTCTGAACACGTTCAAGTTTTTTAACATCAAGTTGGGGTCGTAATTTTGTTCGTGATTTTCCTCACGTTTTTCTTCGCATTTTTCCCCACATTTTCCCCCACATTTTTCCCCACATTTTCCCCCACATTTTTCCCCACATTTTCCCCCACATTTTTCCCCACATTTTCCCCCACATTTTTCCCCACATTTTTGTTCGTCAATGTTACTCGCCAAGcgaataaaattaaaaacgtCATCCGCATTTGATAGTAATCGAAGATACAACTTTGTTATGCACACACATAAAACggataataataaatcatcgttttcacaaaataaattatataaaaattgattTAAAGACGAATTATTGTTTGCAGAAAATTTCgcaccatttttatttgagtCAGATAAATTTATAGGATTCTTATTTGGGGTAGTTGCAAAAGCTTCAGTAGCATATGTACCATCTTCTAAAATAACAGTTTTAGTTTGTATGTTTTGAAAATATGGTGTTGTATTATTATCTGTAATATTATTtgatatttcattataattaaaaaatttattttttttcaatttctcGTTAAATAGTTTATTAACAACATCTGACTCttccatattattatttaaaaaataagacatttgttcatataatatatttataaaatttaaaatcattttatttttattcatatattgaCCTACTatccataaaaatatacgTAATATTGTTGtttcttttatttcaaaCATATTTTCTATAATCTTCTcaagtatattattttgcaaTACACTATTATTTGCTAACTTTTTTATACAAATAGCTgattcataatttatatttttttcttgcGTATTTGCATAAATAAAAAGCAAATCAACTATACATATACAATCTGTAGTAtacatattacatatatgctgtaaaaatttaatcaaaatttttttataatttccaGAATCAATAACATTTGATAATatgttgttattattatatgcattattAAAACCTTCTAAATTTGAAACCTTTGTAGATCCTCCACCATGTTCTTCATCTTTTGTTATCGGAACTATTTTATTCGGATCATTATTGGGGATATTACCTCGAGATATTAGCTCCTTTgagttataaataaattcctCGTTTAgttttaataattcttttttaataacatttaAAACTAaatgtacatttttttttgttaatatatgtaaaactaaatttaaaattttgatttttatgTCTTTTGATGGAAAATTTAAACTTCGCAATAAATCCATTATATAATTTCCAAGAATATGTTTCCATTTACACATGatgtaatataatttatcaatAACTATTAGTTTTATGTTATTATCATGTTGacttattaataattttataaaacattCACTTGCTGTTTTAACACTTATTGTAGAATtgctaatatataataaacaacATGATCCTTCATATAATACACTAttactaacatttttatttaacatatttaataaaatatttattacattatttttatatggcatataatcattttgattcaattttttatttttaaatcgAATTTCTTCacttttaaaatttaatatattattatcattactaTTTTGTGCATAACCAGATAAATCATTTTGGGAATAATCAaattcattttcatcatcttcACAATAATCATCATCTTTTTCTGAATCATATTGACTACATATATCATCATCCATATCtttatttccatttatttttaaacatGAATCATCAAAAATCTGaggaataaataattttttaaaaagttgAATAACTTCTAACAACATAACATCTGCTGTATCATATAATTGATCATTTAATGaaagaatatattttagtGTCGTTAATGGGTCGATATCAATTAACATAGATAGTGCACTACGTTTTGTAGATATATCAGTttctaaaaataatattttctcgACCTCTTTAACTGCATTTGGTATAACATCTATTCCAtgatttttaataattgtaTGAATACAACTAATTGCATTTTTTCTTACATAACTATGTGaatgatttaaattttttgtaattGCTTCAATTAAAGGatctaaaatttttaaatattttattttacttaatAATCGTAATGTTGATCCTCTCACATATTCATTTGGTGATATTAAATCGTTTCTCAAAGCATTACATACTAATATCATTTCTTCTTTTAAATTTCCATCATTGTTACATTTATCTACAAcctcaaaaaatatatgacacattttttttaatctatGATCTTTATGTGGTACTATAAATCGAATAACATACATTAGTAGGTTCCCATATGGTTCTCCttgtattatattaaaaataagatTTTCCATCCCTTCAATTTTATTGTCTACATTTTGGCTTTCTAACTTTTTCTGTATTTCACTCACTGAAGGAATCTCACAATTGTCTGTACATATATACAGAGTGCAGTTGTTTTCAAGATCTAACGTCCCCATCTTTTCAGCACCTTTTCAGCACTTTCCAGCACACTTTCAACACACTTTTTTGTccagtttttttttctagcttttttttttctagcTTTTTTTTCTAGCTTTTTTTTCtagctttttttttctagctttttttttccaGCTTTTTTTTCTAGCTTTTTTTCCAGCTTTTTTTTacccttttttttcttccaGTTTTGCCGCCTAAAACCGAAGCGCGTACAATTGGGTAGCAAGCCCCTTTGTAGTTATTCACGAAATGtgtaaaatgaaaaatatggaaaagaTAATTATATCGGAAAATTATAACACGTTCAGCACTATATATGTGTGGAATTGcaattatgcaaaaaatgtaacttttttgtatatttatttgtatcttctttttttaatatatcatattcAAGCAATACATGCTTATTCCTATCCACCAACATGTAATCATGTAAAATGAAATAACAGAATAAAAAGAGTTAAATGTTATAAGGTTTGTGTAAATGGTTAAACATTtccaaaataatatacatgtaaaaaattagggcaataaaatatataaaaaaaagaatacaTACTACTTTTAAACACTTGAGGtgtaaataaatacattaaaattatatatatatgtgcatatgtGCGGCGTATTTACAAAGGTATGTACAATATGTCTGTTTTAAGGAAcctttatttgtttattttataattaaaaaataaaaataaataaaaattcacaTAAAAGAAATTGCTAATATACATACAAAATTgttcac
This genomic interval carries:
- a CDS encoding coatomer subunit beta, translated to MGTLDLENNCTLYICTDNCEIPSVSEIQKKLESQNVDNKIEGMENLIFNIIQGEPYGNLLMYVIRFIVPHKDHRLKKMCHIFFEVVDKCNNDGNLKEEMILVCNALRNDLISPNEYVRGSTLRLLSKIKYLKILDPLIEAITKNLNHSHSYVRKNAISCIHTIIKNHGIDVIPNAVKEVEKILFLETDISTKRSALSMLIDIDPLTTLKYILSLNDQLYDTADVMLLEVIQLFKKLFIPQIFDDSCLKINGNKDMDDDICSQYDSEKDDDYCEDDENEFDYSQNDLSGYAQNSNDNNILNFKSEEIRFKNKKLNQNDYMPYKNNVINILLNMLNKNVSNSVLYEGSCCLLYISNSTISVKTASECFIKLLISQHDNNIKLIVIDKLYYIMCKWKHILGNYIMDLLRSLNFPSKDIKIKILNLVLHILTKKNVHLVLNVIKKELLKLNEEFIYNSKELISRGNIPNNDPNKIVPITKDEEHGGGSTKVSNLEGFNNAYNNNNILSNVIDSGNYKKILIKFLQHICNMYTTDCICIVDLLFIYANTQEKNINYESAICIKKLANNSVLQNNILEKIIENMFEIKETTILRIFLWIVGQYMNKNKMILNFINILYEQMSYFLNNNMEESDVVNKLFNEKLKKNKFFNYNEISNNITDNNTTPYFQNIQTKTVILEDGTYATEAFATTPNKNPINLSDSNKNGAKFSANNNSSLNQFLYNLFCENDDLLLSVLCVCITKLYLRLLSNADDVFNFIRLASNIDEQKCGEKCGGKCGEKCGGKCGEKCGGKCGEKCGGKCGEKCEEKREENHEQNYDPNLMLKNLNVFRNKSIHILSSIIKYTTQKNIKSVTSVYENDSNVIRITQCLNIFLKLKVGIKNIDNETKKFIETFINGDKYYHDFIKKEEDKYCSLYGSSSKNCRKIETIEDDNINNEEGDNISLISDNEMENVDSIINFRILKENKNVLNMLDDEIVTKNENFEQMKLKYSLKNDILYDYNEFKYPIINQDNYSSLFLSKLHKSQPITSIADDIFIEIFPIISSINLILEFYIYNQSGIYLQNIFINLSTHNNLKPIDKIPQFNLAPNEKKKFRTTIKVHTTETGTIFGYVFFEKKNDPQKYYIVLNEININMNDYITASFVSSHLFRIMWSEFEWENKINVNTSISDAFELLKLIIKHTNMTIVERFMPLEYYEHEMKNVGENENITPIDVYISYISTLEDFKSLVNNSAFFSVNLFSRSIFGEDSLANFSVQKNSDGKLTGSIRVRSRTQGIALSLGDKITLIQSGINTELQ